Proteins found in one Oncorhynchus mykiss isolate Arlee chromosome 17, USDA_OmykA_1.1, whole genome shotgun sequence genomic segment:
- the LOC110495118 gene encoding melanin-concentrating hormone receptor 1-like: MDFYNVSVLYDNTSPVAVNSSESSTGGGHDAYYNNAILPTIFGIICFLGIMGNCMVIYTILKKTKCRAKQTVPDIFILNLSIVDLLFLVGMPFLIHQLMGNGSWCFGATMCTVITALDSNSQIVSTYILTVMTLDRYLATVHPIRFNYVRTPCVATVVIVLVWTLSLLTIIPVWMYTGLMPLPGDLVGCALLLPDPSTNIYWFTLYQFVLAFALPLLIICVVFFKIFKHMTTSVAPLPPRSLRVRTKKVTRTAVAICLAFFICWAPYYILQLVHVGVQNPNPAFSYAYNIAISMGYINSCINPFLYIVLSDTFKRQLIVAMRPVHRKFRVNPTSTTEGSVSLRLTTDRPQQDQSSRELLPANMADH; encoded by the exons ATGGATTTCTATAATGTGTCGGTATTGTATGACAACACCTCACCGGTTGCAGTGAACTCATCTGAATCTTCAACAG GTGGGGGTCATGATGCCTACTACAACAACGCCATCTTGCCCACCATATTTGGCATCATCTGTTTCCTGGGCATTATGGGTAACTGCATGGTTATCTACACCATCCTGAAGAAGACCAAGTGCCGCGCCAAGCAGACCGTTCCCGACATCTTCATTTTAAATCTGTCCATCGTCGACCTCCTCTTCCTCGTCGGTATGCCCTTCCTCATCCACCAATTGATGGGCAACGGCTCGTGGTGCTTCGGAGCCACTATGTGCACAGTCATCACCGCGCTGGACTCCAACAGCCAGATCGTGAGCACCTACATCCTCACAGTCATGACTCTGGACCGCTACCTGGCCACTGTCCACCCCATCCGCTTCAACTACGTTCGGACACCGTGCGTGGCAACCGTGGTTATCGTTCTAGTATGGACGCTGTCGTTGCTGACCATCATCCCGGTGTGGATGTACACGGGCCTCATGCCTCTGCCTGGCGACCTGGTGGGCTGTGCCCTGCTACTTCCCGATCCGTCTACCAACATCTACTGGTTCACACTCTACCAGTTTGTCCTGGCTTTCGCTCTGCCTCTCCTCATCATCTGTGTGGTCTTTTTCAAGATCTTCAAGCACATGACCACCAGCGTGGCCCCCTTGCCCCCCAGGAGCCTGAGGGTGCGCACCAAGAAAGTAACCCGTACGGCAGTGGCCATCTGCCTGGCTTTCTTCATCTGCTGGGCCCCTTACTACATCCTCCAGCTGGTTCACGTTGGAGTCCAGAACCCCAACCCAGCATTCTCCTACGCCTACAACATAGCCATTAGCATGGGCTACATTAACAGCTGCATCAACCCGTTCCTCTACATTGTGTTGAGTGACACCTTCAAGAGGCAGCTCATCGTGGCCATGCGGCCGGTCCACAGGAAGTTCCGGGTCAACCCCACCAGCACCACGGAGGGTAGTGTTAGTCTGAGATTGACCACTGACAGACCCCAGCAGGATCAGAGCTCCAGGGAGCTGCTGcctgccaatatggccgaccactGA